GACAACTCGACGTCTTtttctagacggagaatccgggtctcgacctagagaaatctttcccgaatcagcaacaacaggcCCCTCTGAGGCCACGcccccaactccccccgaaacgatagatgatgctagagggggaagtaGTGACGGAATCGCCTCGTCGCCAACTGGAACAGCCgagtcatcaccatcatcatcatttatAACAATAACATCAGGCAACGCTACCACGGCGGGAGCTAGGGGGATATCAACAGGAGCCCCATCCACGAcaatgtcgccaggaataacgttggcgataggaacgtcaggaccacccatcggaacgtccaaatctacttgaaatccggaaaggaaatcgtcagaagaagaagacatcctacaaaagaaaaattaaaaagaacttaagcaaattaatataccttgaacaaaagagtagcaaagatccgccaagcctcgaggaggatcctccaaaggaaaccatcgactccgaagatgactattaaccaagACATCTAAAATGGGACGCGACACAATACTACAGGAAGATATGTCaaaagcaagttttgactcggataaacttaaaggagaagaatagctccgaactggatgagaagaaaaaccatccgaaaaatgaagaaaagcaaatttatgatagacaataaagaaacgccttcgccagcgactggttaggcaaggaatataaatacgagatcgcccttctctaccaagggcgaaaacgaagcagccatcacacttcctaaagtctacaaaatgatataacactttgagagaaggggcacagccccggagcctacatgcctccgaaaaggcgagcactactctaatcgtaccagggtaaagttgccctagagcaacctttaaatccctacacacttctaccAAAAATGGATccaaaggaaacctaagaccagcagcaaattgctcttcaaaaagaaccgccctacaagaagatccgGGAGAGTCAGAcacagccatatcggcaccgggtaatattaccctataatcaaaaggaaaactatatttaaaatagatatctaagacttcatccctacgaagcttcgaccgggtaaaagccatagcagcgcaagcatcttccactcgactaagaagcatcctagaacagggaatcacaaacataaacacaaaataaggatcaaacaaaaaatatattgaagaacacgttgaagaacacatcaaagaacaacaagtacagaagaaatttccagaatataaagCATGGAGaatatacaaagaagaaagccatattaacatccaaacgacgaaagaaaacatacctgaaaaatctggagaaaacaagtcacgaagaatcaaataatcaaacgaagaacgaaaaggaaatagctacaagaaatgagagtaaattcgaaaagcaaagtaagagggaaaagaagaaatgcgaagagattaaatacaaaacgtttttgaatcattaaccgtttaaatcattaaatgccgacacgtggcaacacagagtcttactaaagaagaaacgtcacccacaaacatatgaaatgactcgcccggaatacaaagcgactcgcccgtataaaagaactcagctccaaaagagctaaaatccactaaggcataaatgccaaactacttcagctcacttgcgggggggctaatgatggataccgaatcctacggtaagtataatggagccgagttgcaggagatccactctcgggcgacaccggactccccctgaagacggaaagatatgaaggagataccgaatctctaagattcggcaACACattaataaagaccgaatcccacatgatccgccaagagcgcgtcaggtccgggattcgggtaaacgactaaatatggaaatcttgtcctatttggacacaaacactacatatggaaggataagctctactttaggaagataagactatttaggaagacgttcctaaataggactcttatcagattaaggtagatcccgacaaatcaggagaatccctacgatacggccgaatccctacaaagtaggattcacctgcctaatacaactctactaggtatatccgactactataaaaggagcacgaggtatgcctagaatcacaattacattcatatactcaaaacgctgctcaaagctctaaactgactttagcatcggagagttaatcggacaaccaccgtccggttagcttctaccttgttttgcaggttcactcaccggttcagaaggcagactccatcaataatgATCCAACCTATTTGAGTTCTTTCTTGTATCGAAAAGAAAAAACCTAATATATACCTctaaaaagaataagaaaataaaataaatcttcTTAAGAAACCAATATTTTATGCATATATTGAATTGTGAGAGAAATGAAATGACTGCGTTATTGAGTTTCTTTCTTCCTTCCTCTCCTCTTTCTTGGTTTCTCCTCTTTTCTTTCTCTGCACTTCATCATCATCTCCTTTGTTTTTCTTTccattaaaaacattaaaaatcttttacttttttttaaaccTTTATTATATAGTCTTGAAGCTCTCACTTTccctttaaatttattttaatttccctAACAATAAACAAACCCCATAAACAGTTGTTAATCATctcaaacatataaaattcatatttttcgtaaaaaactatatttatttttaatcatcTTGGTTCCTGTTGATATTGGTATGGCCGGTTTAGATTTAGGTACTTCTACTCGTTATGTTCATCATCAGCTTCATCACAGACCTGACCTTCACCTCCTAAACCAGCCTGAACCCGAACACAACAGTTTTGAGCAGCAGCCTGAAGACGACGGTGCCCACCAAGGTGGCGGAGGTCTAGAGCTATCCGGTCGTCGGCCGAGAGGTCGTCCGCCTGGCTCCAAGAATAAGTCGAAGCCTCCTATAATTATAACTAGAGAAAGCGCCAACACGCTACGAGCGCACATTCTTGAAATCGGAAATGGATGCGATGTGTTTGAGTGTGTTGCTAACTATGCAAGACGACGGCAGAGAGGGATTTGTATACTGAGCGGCGCCGGGACGGTGACAAATGTTACTATTAGACAGCCGGCTGCAGCCGGAGCTGTTGTTACTCTACATGGCAGATTCGAGATCTTATCTTTATCTGGATCTTTTTTACCTCCGCCAGCTCCACCGGGGGCGACGAGCTTGACAATCTTTCTTGCCGGTGGTCAGGGGCAGATTATGGGGGGGAGCGTGGTGGGGGAGTTGACTGCAGCTGGACCGGTGATTGTCATCGCAGCGTCTTTTACTAACGTTGCTTATGAAAGATTGCCTTTGGATGAGGATGAGCAGCTGCAGATGCAGAGCGGCGGAGGCGGCGGGGGAAGTGGAGGTGACGGTGGAGTTGGGAATAATCCATTTCCTGATGGAGGATCTGCAGCATCTGGTGGGCTGCCATTCTTTAATTTACCGATGAATATGCCTCCAAACGTGCAGTTGCCGGTGGATGGATGGGCAAACTCCGGCGGTAGGGCTCAGTTTTGAGAAAACTTATGGTATATTTTGGACATAAAGCTGAATTTCTAGTTAGATTCAAAGATTGAAGCATTAAAAGGTCAGCTAATTCCATGGATTTCTTGTACTcatgtttcttcttcttcttcttctgtaatgtttttagggtttcttcttcttctgtaaTTTCTTTTAGGGTCTCTTGGTTTTTGATTCATAAGCTACTCTTCAAATCTGGTTTGTGGAAATAGTCATTATTAATCAATTGTGAAACTATATATCTTCATCTTCTTTAAGAAATAGTATGCagattttctttttttgtgATGTATTATACTTCATTTCATCCCCGTTTTTCTTTTTCCGGGAACGATGTTTTCCGATGTCTAGACTGTTTTGTTCGTTCCGATTGACTttgtatttcttttaaaaaaatctttgcCTTTTACTCCTTGTGGTTTTGCTTCTGTATCAGCTAGGGTTTGGATCTCAACTTATGTAAGAATTTAGAACTATGCATTTACtaagaaaaacaaatcaatcaatctgTCTGAATCTGAACCTGATTTTGTACAGACAATCAGCATGATTACAATTAAGTTGAATTGCTGACTTTCTTGATCTACTTCTCTTGGGAATCAGCTAAATACATATTCAAAATCTTTTTTCTGTGTTTATGAACTGAGAATTTAAAATGCACAAAAATAATTCCAATTAATTAAACAGAATGCCTATTAGCATTGAAAATATATTAATCTAAAGACGTACGACATAGTTGAGAGTAATTAATACAAACATCTTTTAACTTCTTTTAGTATATTGATAGTAATTAAATCTTGTAACTGGATaagtaaatatttatatatctagATTCCAAGATTAATTAAGAAGCCTAAGTTctcttgttatatatatatcccATCTTGGCCTTTCAGATTTAGCCAGCTActaattaatctattttaaatatacttaaCCAAAAAGTTCATCtcatatatttatgtatatagaTAATTTACTATATCTTGCAACATTAATTTATATGCTGATCCactaaaatatttacattattttttCATGTAAGTAGTACTTTTTCAATTCTTCATCATTTGTAAACAAGTCTAGCTAGAGaagtttctttttttattaatttagaagGTACGAAAATACAATACTATATCATCTTCACTAGATTTGTTtggctttttaaaatttagaaacagAAACCAGACATGCAAACTGAAACAATAATAAACTAGGGAGTatggacacttcattcaattaatctttttataaatatatcagaAATTTGGTGTTTCAGACAcaaatcatttctcttttaacATAGAAAATCTTGAAATAACTCATTGTGTCCGAGTCCAAGTGTTTTACTGTTCCGTATCCGTATCCGTGctatctaaatttttttctttttcagaaaACTGTTAGAAACTGAATTTATTGACTGTAATGGAACTTTACTGATGTGATTTGAGAGAAGAGAATCTAAACCATTTACCTTAATTAATTCCATAACCTAATTGCATTGTATGTGTCTTTGTATAGCCTCTTCAGTTCTTTAGTGGTAAGTATTAGGGCAGTTAACATTCATCATTTAGCAACATGTTCTTGATAGGTCTAATTAGTTTTCAAGTATGCAAATGAATTTAAAACTCTAGCTGTCCAGATTCTTtttttcatattcttttatttgtttgCCTGTTTGATGGCAGCTAAATCTTATTTATATGCAAATTAAAgggtttaataatttttatgtgattaccgaaatattgtatttttacaaagtgattaccgaattataaaaattataaaatggttactgaaatattattttttaacaaaacgATTACCGAtttatagaaaattataaaacagttaccaaactatagttttttttactaAACGGTTACCGAAGTATAGATGCGGACAAGGAAAAGTTGTAAAAGAATATAGTCTGGTGACCGTTTTCAAAAAAGCAATAGTTCGgtaatcattttataatttttatagtttgCTACTCGTTTTGTGAAAACACAGtccgataattattttataattttttacaattcaaTAACTATTTTGTAAAAAGATTATAGTCCGGTAGCCTCAAGAATATATAACCCGCAAATTAAGAATTGTAAATAGATAAAGATCtttcaacaataaatataaaattgtttaaGAACTATAACaactttgtttttattttttaatattttatttttattgtttgtttttctttacaaaagctctacttgttatttttttattaagagtTAGTTTTGTCCTTGTTcttttatgaaagatttgtaTGTTTATTATTGTAGAATTAAGAATTTgattcttattattttaaagcgTTTAtgtagattttatttttatttttataaggcgGGTAGCAAACAAAATAATGCATATAATGTCTCaaagattttattttatgtcgGGGTATTATGAATACTTTTGAGCTAAAATGTTCGTATCTATTCATAACTTTAGCCTATTTGTCAAATATAccatatttttaaattcatgTCATATTTACTATCATAGTTTCAAGTAACtatataactttttatatttaggATCTCTCTTTTTGGGCTATTGAACTCTCTAGTTCACTAAATTttcactaaatttttatttaattttaatctgaattttctaaatttttaattgtgGAATTTTTATTTCTCTTGCAATGGAACGTTACTCCTTAAATTCAGATTAAAATATTCGTAAAAAAGATTGAAGTAATGATAACTAAAAAAGAAGTTCGGAttgaaagttaaaatttaattatataaaaaaaatggcttaaatactctaaaaatcatgaattgtcgcgtgtttttggtatttaacatgaatttttaattttggcataaaaatgcATAAAgtatcaaaattttacaataatAACATCGGCACCATTTTGGATATAAAACGGCACCGTCTTTTTTTACCTAAAATGGAACCGTTTTCCAAATAATGCAAACGTGGTTTTATATGC
This window of the Mercurialis annua linkage group LG5, ddMerAnnu1.2, whole genome shotgun sequence genome carries:
- the LOC126680067 gene encoding AT-hook motif nuclear-localized protein 23, whose translation is MAGLDLGTSTRYVHHQLHHRPDLHLLNQPEPEHNSFEQQPEDDGAHQGGGGLELSGRRPRGRPPGSKNKSKPPIIITRESANTLRAHILEIGNGCDVFECVANYARRRQRGICILSGAGTVTNVTIRQPAAAGAVVTLHGRFEILSLSGSFLPPPAPPGATSLTIFLAGGQGQIMGGSVVGELTAAGPVIVIAASFTNVAYERLPLDEDEQLQMQSGGGGGGSGGDGGVGNNPFPDGGSAASGGLPFFNLPMNMPPNVQLPVDGWANSGGRAQF